A portion of the Microtus ochrogaster isolate Prairie Vole_2 unplaced genomic scaffold, MicOch1.0 UNK68, whole genome shotgun sequence genome contains these proteins:
- the LOC113455624 gene encoding bcl-2-binding component 3-like, whose amino-acid sequence MQDGKPNSYHPKQARVQDERCPCPHVSRQKARRSDGFGPTSRGASLPGRQHPTFTTPGLRAQPPLHKGRDSAWPSPPRALRPAPSPGLRPRPGGEEEGKGAASPGRSARYSRGAPRAPHLPVAPATCPSRPQPDHRRPTLTAPAPPQPAKALASSRLLRPAAARTSGGRALSARDQYRRTAAAHWGSRERAEEAANRRREVRAAQLRGAMADAWAGPGASPEELTTVAQEGLGARRGAAAGSAGRETSTQLTAPSRK is encoded by the exons ATGCAAGATGGCAAACCAAATTCCTATCAC CCCAAACAGGCAAGAGTTCAGGACGAGAGGTGTCCCTGCCCACACGTCTCCCGCCAGAAGGCAAGGCGAAGCGATGGCTTCGGGCCCACCAGCAGAGGGGCTTCGTTACCAGGCCGACAGCACCCTACGTTCACGACGCCTGGGCTCCGGGCCCAGCCGCCGCTGCACAAAGGCCGCGACTCCGCGTGGCCCAGCCCGCCTCGCGCGCTGCGCCCCGCCCCGAGCCCCGGCCTGCGGCCTCGCccgggaggggaggaggaagggaagggcgCAGCCTCTCCAGGCCGCAGCGCCCGCTACTCGCGGGGCGCCCCTCGCGCCCCGCACCTACCTGTGGCGCCCGCGACCTGCCCGAGCCGCCCGCAGCCCGACCACAGACGGCCGACCCTCACCGCCCCGGCTCCGCCGCAACCCGCCAAGGCCCTCGCAAGCTCTAGGCTCTTGAGACCAGCTGCCGCGCGGACGAGCGGAGGGCGGGCATTATCGGCGCGCGACCAATACCGGCGCACGGCCGCCGCGCATTGGGGGAGCCGGGAGCGGGCTGAGGAGGCCGCCAATCGGCGGCGCGAGGTGCGCGCGGCCCAATTGCGAGGCGCGATGGCGGACGCGTGGGCGGGACCAGGCGCCAGCCCTGAGGAGCTAACGACTGTGGCCCAGGAGGGGCTGGGCGCGCGGAGGGGTGCGGCCGCAGGGAGCGCCGGGAGAGAG ACTTCCACTCAGCTGACAGCACCATCCAGGAAATAG